The genomic region AAGACATCCTCCGAGCCATATCTATTAGATGAGAAGGCAATTTGATTACCATCAGGAGACCATGTTGGATAAGCGTCGTAGGCTTCGTGGATACTAATCCTGACGGGGATTTCATTTTTTAAATTCATTACCCAGATATCACCTTGATAGGTGAACGCTATGTTTTCGCCACTGGGATCTAAAGCGGGAAAGCGAAGTAAGCTGCTTTGGGCAAAGGTAAAAGTTGTAATAAAAAGTAATGCTAATAATGACCATTTCTTCATGATAAGAAAGATTAAATTTTTGAATTGATTTTTGCGGCTTATTCCGGCTTATGATCATCAAATGAGCTCAAAGCTATTTCATGATATATTTGGTTTTACAGGAAATCTCATTTTGAAGCTTCAAAAATAGTAATTTTATAATCCCTCCGAGCAATTTTTGCAAATTTCAATGGTTGAACGATTAGAAAAAACTTGATTTCTGAAGTTTGTGTATTTTTTATTGCTTTTGATGTTTTGGAAAGAATCCTCTAATAGGTTGCCCATTTGATGGTCCGCATCTTTATCAAAGCAACAGGGTACCACTTGTCCATCCCAGGTGATAACGCTAGCTCGCCACATCCTTTTGCATTTATTGGGTAGTTTCTTCTTGATGGCCCATGTTCCATCTTTATTTTGCTGGTATCTTCTGTGTTTGGAATCCTTTGGAATCAAATGGTTTTTATCTTCTTTTGAATAAACTTGAGCGGTTTTGATTTCAATTTTGTCGGCATCTATATCAGCTTTGAATTGCTGAAGAAGCTTTAATTGATGCTCATTGGTTTTAAAAACAATAAACTGAAGCACGATAAAAGGAGTGGCAGATTTGAGTTCTTCTTTAGCTTGGACTAGATTTTTTATGCCTTGGATAACTTGTTTAAACTGTCCGCCAACTCTATATTTTTCGTAGGTTTCTTGGTCGAGGCCATCCAATGAAATAATGATTCTGTTTAATCCCGAATTTACGGTTTTTATGGCATTATCATGATTTAAGAAATGGCCATTGGTAGAGGTGGAGGTGAATATTCTTTGTGAATGAGCATATTCCACCATTTTAAAAAACTGCTTATTCAAATATGGTTCGCCTTGAAAATAGAGGATAAGCCATATTAGATATTTCTTTTGCTTTTCGATGATGGATTTATAATCATCATAATTCATAGTGCCTGTTGGACGAGTAAATTGTTTTTGTCCGGATGGGCATTCCAAGCAGGAAAGGTTGCAGAAAGTGCCAGTTTCTAGGGATAAACTCCAGGGTTCTCCTTTATGAATTGGGGTTTTCTTTAATAGGGAAATATAATAGCTAGAATATAAGACGGCTAAGTTTTTAATTTTGGCAAAACTTAATACGCTTATAAAACCAAAATAATAGGCTATTTTTTTTCTCACTTCTTTCTTTTGCGATTAACAATAATTTCTCGCAAAATTAGCAGGCCATTTAAGATATTCTGAGGATTTGATGTTATGGAAGTGATAAATCTATCTTTCAATTGCTCAAAAGAATAATAATCCTTAATGTCTACAATGTTTTGATCGAAAGAGGATTCTGTATCTCTTAAATTTTGTTTTAGATGCTCTAGGGTTCCTTCTAAGCCTAGATCTTCTTGAATAGCACTGGCACTATTTAAATCACTCATATCTACCAAGCCTCCTATATTCTTATGGATGGGATCTAAAATCAATGGCTTCTTAAAGATGAAGAGAATGAATCCAAGAATGATATAAAAAAGACTGACGATGAGGTTTCCCATGCCGGGCATGTTCAGAACGTCTGCTAACCATTCAGAAAGGCTTAAAGATAAAAATAGACTTACAAATAACGCTAAAAAACCCATGATGATAGCGAATACAAAGTATCCCGCAGCATGACTCATTTTATTACTTATAGCAAGAAGAGTAATGTCAATCCTAAGATTCACATAATTCTTCATTAAATCGGCAGTTTTAAAAGCAGGATTATTGTCCATCTTCAGCTGGTTTTTCAGTTTGACTTTTGGTCAATTCTTCAATCCCGTCCTCTATTTCATCCATAATGCTTTCGGCAGTTTCATGAAAATCAGAAGACATTTGATTGATTTTATTCTTTAGCTTTTTTCTATTGGTTTTACCATCGTTTGGGGTCAATAATAAAGCTGCTCCCGCTCCTATTGCTGCACCAATTCCCGCTCCTGCCAATAGGGCTAGTAATACTTTTGTTGTTGAAGAATTTTCGCTCATAACTTCGGTTTTGACTTTTATACGCAGAAAACCAAAATAAGTTATATTTTTTTTGTGAGGCTTTGTACCAGCCTAAATTCACCTAAAAATTCACCTGCAATAATACGAAGCACGGTATAGGTTGGGATGGCTAAAATCATTCCTATGGCACCACCTAAAGAACCAGCCATCATAATTACGATAAAGATTTCGAGAGGATGGGCCTTCACTGAGTTGGAATAGATGAGTGGCTGTAGAATAATATTGTCTATTAAGTTGGCGGCCAAGAAAACCAAAACTACTTTTCCGCTTACCAAATAAAAGTCTAAGTAATTACCCGCACCCAGTTCGCCTAAAACGCCTAATACTGTTCCTATTGATGCTCCAATCACTGGTCCTAAATAGGGGATGACATTCATGGTGCCTCCAAAAAATCCAATTAACACAGAGCTTGGAACTCCTAGGAAGGTAAGTCCTAAGATGAGGAGTGTAATCATAGACGCTATTTCTATCATTAACCCAATGAAGTATCGAGCTAGCAATTCTCTAGTTTTTCGGAGTATGTTTTTTATCTTTTTAGAGTGTTGAGAGGGAGTGAGAACTAAAACCATATTAACGAAGAGATTTTCATCTTTTAGGAAGAAGAAAGTCATAAACAATACAGAAAAGGATCCAATGAAAAAGTTTCCCGTAAAGCTCAATAGGTTTTTGATGATATTAGAAAAAGTGGCCACATTTACTATTTGTGTAATCTTTTCATCAATAAGTAGCTCCAATTGTTCGTCGGGTTGGATAAGACCATATTCCAATAGTCTCTTATCGATATTGTGTATGGTTTTGTTCAAATTATTGGATACTCTTTTGTTGTCAATATTGGAGATTACTGTGGCTTGGTAACTTACTATAGGTATGAAAATGAGAATGATAGAAACCATGAGAACGACTTGTGTGATTAGGGTCATAACCGCAGCTAAAGCATTTGATATTCGATGTTTTCCGATTTTTACTTTCCTTAGGGCTCTCACTAATGGTCTTCCAATGAGTGATAATACTAGTGAAATAATTAAAGATGTCACTAAACTACTAAAATACCAAAGAGATAGTGCCAAGAGTAGGGTGAAAACAACAGTAACGACGATACGAGTAATTTTGCTCATAGAATTAATTGTTCTTATTAAAAGAAAGCTAATTTATAAATAATACTGATAGTAGCCGAATTTAACGAAACCTTATACCGTTTTCTTTATTATGGGGAGTGAAAATAGAGATTTTGGTATTATATTTGGCAGCGTAAATCACAAAATATTTTCAATGACTCAAGAGCAAGCAAAGCAAAGAATATCAGAACTTTCTTATGAAATAGAACATCATAATCAATTATACTATGATCAATCTAAACAAGAGATTTCTGATTTGGAATATGATCAACTGCTTGTTGAGCTTATCAAATTAGAAAAAGAAAACCCTCAACTTTTAAGGATGGATAGTCCAAGTCAGAGAGTGGGAGGGAGTATATCCAAGAATTTTGTTCAAATAAAACATCAATATCCTATGCTCTCCCTAGGGAATACCTATAATAGGGAAGAGTTGGCTGAATTTGATCAGCGAGTGAAGAAGATGCTGGGCCAAGAAGAAGTGGAATATGTTTGTGAATTGAAATTTGATGGCGTAGCTATTTCTCTTTGGTATGAAGATGGTAAATTAGAAAAAGCCGTGACGCGTGGTGATGGGGTTCAGGGAGATGTGGTGACGGCCAATATTAAAACTCTTCATTCTATTCCATTGAAATTGAAAGGGGAGGGTTTCCCAAGAAATTTTGAGGTAAGAGGAGAAATTGTGATGCCTCATGCGGGATTTGAAAAGATTAACAGGCAACGAATAGCCAATGGAGAAGAGGCTTTTGCTAATCCTCGAAATGCGGCCAGTGGTAGTATTAAAATGCAAGACAGTAGACAGGTGGCCAAGCGTCCTTTGGAGTGTTTTTGTTATTATGCGCTAGGAGATTTGCCAAATGTGACTACTCATTACGATAGTCTCGTATTGATCAAAAGCTGGGGTTTTAACGTAGCAGATAAGATGGGAAGATATTCCAATATAGAAGATGTATTTGGATTTATCGAAGAGTGGGACGAAGCCAGACATCAGCTTCCTTATGATGTGGATGGTATTGTAATTAAGGTAAATGATTATTCTCAGCAAGAAGAATTGGGTTTTACTGCAAAGAGCCCTCGTTGGGCCATCTCATATAAATTCAAAGCAGAGCAAGGTGTAACTAGATTGATTGATATTGTTTTTCAAGTGGGAAGAACCGGAGCGATTACTCCGGTTGCGGAATTGGATCCCGTAGCCTTAGCCGGCACTATTGTGAGAAGAGCTTCATTACATAATGCTGATATCATTGAGCAATTGGGCTTACGAATTGGGGATATGGTTCAAGTGGAAAAAGGAGGAGAGATTATTCCGAAGATTGTAGGTGTAGAATTGGATAGCAGACCTGCCAATGCTACTCCATTTGATTATATTACTCGTTGTCCAGAATGTGATACTGAATTGACCAGAAACGAAGGAGAAGCTCATCATTATTGCCCAAATATTGATCACTGCCCTCCTCAAATTAAAGGTAGGATAGAGCATTTTATTGGTCGAAAAGCTATGAATATTGATAGTTTGGGAGAAGGAAAGATAGAATTGCTTTTTGATAAAGGACTATTGACCAATGTGGCCGATTTATATGATTTGAACTATCAAAGTTTATTTGGTTTGGAAAAAGTAATGGAAACGGAGGATGGTAAATCTAGACGATTGAGCTTTAAAGAAAAAACAGTAACCAACATATTGAAGGGAATAGAAGAATCAAAAGAGGTTCCTTTTAGTCGTGTTTTATTTGCCCTAGGAATACGATATGTAGGAGCTACCACTGCTCAAAAGCTAGCCAATTATTTTGGAAGTATGCAAGCTTTAATGAAAGCTGATTTGGAAGAGTTGCTTAAAGTAGAGGAGGTTGGAAAGAAAATTGCGGAGTCATTAGTCAAGTATTTCGAGAACGAGGAACATGTGTATGAAATTGGTAGGCTGGATTTTGCAGGTCTTCAGATGGAACAAGTTGAAGAGGTTTTTGAGGTGAGTGATAATAAGTTGGACGGGAAGTCTTTCGTAGTGAGTGGTGTGTTTTCTCGCAACCGTGATGAGCTCAAATCTCTTATAGAGGAATTTGGAGGAAAGAATGTTTCAGCACTTTCAGGTAAGACCAATTATCTTTTAGCTGGTGATAAAATGGGGCCAGCCAAAAAAACAAAAGCGGAAAAGTTAGGGATTCAAATCCTCACAGAAGAAGAATTTAATGCCATGATTTCTTAATTCATTGGAATAGTAACTTCAAAAGTGCTTCCAATATTTGGTGTACTACTGACTTTGATTTCTCCTTTCAGTAAATCCACCGATTTTTTAAGAATGGATAGGCCCATTCCTGTACCTTCTATATTGGTCACGTTTCTAGCGCGGTAGAATGAATCAAATATCATCTGTAGCGTTTCTTCAGTCATTCCAATTCCTTCATCGGTAACTTTAAAGTGGAATAATCCATTGGCTACATGGGCATGAATATGAACAGTAGTTTCTTTTTCGGAATATTTAAAGGCATTAGAGAGGATATTGTTTAATACCTGAGAGAATAGCTTTTTATCTGTCGAGATATCATCCATTTTCTCTTGTACCTGAAGATCTATAGCGTGATTCTTACCAATTCCAATTTCTAGTTTGAATTTTAATTCCTCAAAATAGCTATCGAGACTAAATTCATCTTTCATTACTTCATAGCGGCCTGAGTCAAATTTTTCGATGATTAAGACATCGTTCAATAACTCTAGTAATTCATGAACACTTGTTTTAATGAGCTTGGTATGGCGAAATACTTTCTCTTTAGGTTTATCACGATTGATCAGGCTTTCCATGATTTCAGCAGAACTCATGATAGTGGTCATAGGGGTTCTGAACTCGTGAGATATGGTGGTTACGATTCTACTTTGAAACTCATTGAGCTCTTTTTCCCTCGATAGAGACTTTTCTAACTGCTTGTTCTTATCTTCAATTTCCTTGGTTCTCTCCTGAACTTTAACTTCCAAGGCGTCATTTAATTGAGCCAGTTCCTCTTGTTTTTCTTTCAATTCTACATCAACCAAATGCCTTGAATAGCCCATTTGGACAACGGTTCTCAATGTATCTCGGGTTACGGGTTTTAATACATAGCCAAAAGGTGCGGTTTTCAAGGCTCTGTCAAAAACAGAGTCTTCCGAATTAGCTGTAACGTATATCACTGGGATGTTATAGTCTCGAGTGATGATATCAGCAGCTCCGATACCGTCTGTTGAACCCGGCATATCTATATCCATGAGTACCATATCTGGTCTTAATTCGCCAACCTCCTTAATAACGGTATCGGTATTGGTTCCAAGACCAACCATTTCAAAACCTATTCTTTTGACGGTGATGTTCATCATCTTTCCAGATAATGGGTCATCTTCAGCTACGTATATGGATATTTTTTTCTCGAACATTTGCCTTTATTTTGGTCCAAATTTACTAATAATTTTGATTAAATTATATTTAAGAATGTACTAATTAAATCTATTTGTAGATTGGCTAATAGTCACTTATGCTTGTTGATGTTGAATAGTGAAAAATGTTAAAAAATATGTAAAGGCCATAAAATCAGCCATATAGCCTATTTCTGTGTTTAAAACTTTGTTAATACTCTATTGAAGATTCTTTAATGCTAAGAAATGGAATAAGTAGATTTGATACATGCGAAATAGTACCATCTAGTAAACAAATAGATGGTAAGAAAACTGAAGCTATGATTGAGTTGAAAAAATATATTATTTTGGTTGTTCTGTTAACCTTTGTTTCTATTCAAGGAACATGGGCTAAGGAATCAGATTTTGATAAGGATCCAAACCTTGAGAGCCTGATGCCAGATGATGGTGATTTTCTTCCAGATACTGTTAATGTCTTTCATATTGCAAAAGACGTAAGCGAAATATTTATGAATGCGATCAATGGCTCAGTTTATCATGATGTTCATGGCGATGTAACTCTATTAAATTCAATTTTTATTTCAAATTATACTTCCAATGATGTAGGGCAGGCTTATCAGGAAGCTTTGAATCAGCAGATTAAAGCCAAGAGAGGTGATGTGGGCTTAAATATGAGAGGTGATTATACTGAAAATTTTACTCCAGGGATATCCGTTGACGAAGATCTTACCTTTAAAAGAAGGTTTTATGTAGGTTTGGAATGGGATATTATAAAAGGTGGTTTATTCGATGCCAATAATCAAATACATCAAATGAAGATGCAAGCCATTCTTAAGGAGTATGAAACTTTGGAATATGCTGAGCAAGAAAACTACCGCTACCTATTTAATTATATCAACTATATATTTAATGTTAGAAAAGTAAAGGTGCTTGAGGAGAGAAAAAACCTAGTGAAGAAACAGTTGGAGTTTACTAAGGAATTATATCATTTGCGCTATGTGGGTTGGGAAAAAGTACTCCAATATCAGGCTAAGTTAGAAGATATAGATCAACAGGTTTTTCAATTGCAGAATTTTAATAAACATATCCCAGCAAATATTCCTGATACTTTATTAGCGAATCCTATGACCGCTGATGATTTGCCTTTGTTTGATGTTAACCTGGATAGTTTGATGAGAATATATTATAATCATCATGCGGAAGATACAGTGACTCAAATTAAACTGGCCATATATAAGGATAATCTAAAATGGTGGAAAGATATTACACTTAAACCATTTGTTAGATACAATATGTATATGGATGAGTTTAATACTTTTAAGAATTATGGTTCCGCTGGAGTTACCTTAAGGGTGCCTTTGCGATTTCATAATAAAGGTAAGCTCATTAAAGCTCAACAGAATGTTTATCAGTCTGAGCAAATGAAGGAATTAGAAGGTGGCGATAATGAGTTAGTTAATATTTATGCTGAATTTGGATTTAAACTTAAGCAAATCAAAGACCTTTATTATAGAAAGATGGTTAATGATGAGTTGATTCGTAAAGAGTTAGTGAAGAAAGAATATAGAGATGTAGCTTTTAATCCGGTTATTACTTTGGGATTAATTGATGACAAGAAAGCTATTGAAGCAGAAATCATTGATTTAAAAAAACGAATGTACATTAATTTGGTGCGCTTATCTTTTTATCTTGAAGACCGAACTCCAACAGATTTTATTACGGTACTAACACCTCAAGATTTCACTGGAAGATATAATGGCAATGTAAAAATGTTTGTTACTACAAAAGATGTTGAAAAGCACAGCCCAGTTGCTATCGCCAATTACCTTTGGAAAAACGAGTTTGTTGATGTGATGATAGAATCTGAACAGGACACTATCCCTTTATACCTTACAACATTACTAGAGAAGACTCAACTGGCCAATACATTTTTCTCTGTTATGAAAAGAGTTCCTCTTAATAGCGAATACCCAAATGTCAACCAGGATGTTAATCGAATATTAGAATGGAACCATCCTCGTATTATTGGTTTGCATTACGAAATGGAATTACTGCAAGACAGTTTAAACGAGATTAGCGAAGTAGCTGTGAGTGATTGGGTAAATAGTATTACTCCCCAAGCAAGTAGTGGACAAGTAAGATTAAGTATTGGTATTCCATCTGGTTTAAATGTGAGTTTACTGAATAGGATTTTCGATAAATTCGATTTAGTTTATGTTCATGAATTAGGCGTTCCAAATAGAAATAGAGTAGAGCAGAGTTATGCTTCAGAATTGAATCTTGATAAAAACAGGTTGGTACTTTCTTTAAGGGGAAATGATTTTGTTGACCGAATGCATTTGGAGAATTATATGGCTGATTTATTTGAAAATACAGGTATTACTAATTTTGCATTCTCTGATTATGAAAGTATGATGAGTGTTGATTTTAAAACATTCGAAAAAGGATATGAAATAGACTTGCAACCTGAGGAATTAGTTGCGAGTGTTAGAGCTCAAATTTACCATATAGAAGATAAGGAAGTGATAGCAAAACAAGAATTGCAGTTGAAATCCAAAAGCCAAGTATTAGCTGGTACTGAAGAAGAAAAAACACAAGATAAAAATGAGGCTATCAATTTTTATCGCATACAGATAGCAGCAAGTAAAGTAAAACTTACTGAAAGCAAATTGGAGAAATTCAAAGCTAAAGATATTCGAGAAATAGCAATAAATGGTTATTATAAATACACAATTGGTAGCTATACATCGGAAGATGATGCAACAAAAGCTCTAGACAGATATAGATCTGAATCGGGCAATGTTGGAGCATTTATAGTTACTTATTAAATTAAAACCTAGCCGCATGAAGCCGTTTAAATTTAAAACGAAAGCAACAGTTCTTAAAGGGGTTAAAGAAGAAGCACCTAAAAAAAGAATAAATTGGGATAGAATTATATATTTAATTCTGTTTATCGTCATACTCATTTCAATAATTTACTATGCCATTAGTAAAAGTTTTTATGTGAATGTGTTGGGCCATGTTCACACTGAACAGTTTAGTGTGGGATTTCCTGAAGATGTTTCAGTTTTTGATTATTTTGTTCAAGAACATGATACAGTTGATAAGGGAGATACCTTGTTTTATTATCGCTTGAATCTTTTAGAAGATGATAATGCTAATGCAGCAGTTGCTGCTGTTATTACTAATAACAGTGCTGACTGGTATTTGAAAGAGCGGCTTCAAACCCAGAAAAAGATCAACCTAAGCTATATTGAAATTGGCGATTTTAAAAATAATATCGCAAGAATTGAGAAAGAATTAGAAAAAACCCGAAAAGAAGTTTATCTAGATGTTTATCCTCAAGCAGAATTGAAGAAATCAATTTTGGAGATAGACAAGCTTTATGTGAATATTGAAAAAACAGAGGGTGAAATTACCTATTTGAAGAAATATTTAAGTCTCCTAAATTATTATGAGCAGCAAGCTAAATTGAATCAACCAATTATAAATACTGGTGATGGTGATGTTCTGCTTTGGAATTATTATGAAAGTCCTGTGGATGGTGTAGTAAGCAAGATCTATCAAGATGCGGAGGAGGTTACCTATAAGAAAGATATAGTCATGCTGATCAACGATTTTGAAGAAATTTTTATTCTAGGATATATAGACCAAAAAGACATTAAATATTTTGAACTTGGGGAGTCTTTAACAGTTAACTTTGCAGATGGAGACATGAGTGAAGGAATCATAGATAAATTTTATATAAATACAGAAGAGTTACCGCTAGATTTTGTGGAAGATAAGGCTAGATTTTCAAGAAAAGTAGTGGTTCGTCTGGTACCAGAGAATGAAGAAGTAGCAGATGAGTGGAAAAAACGCCATCTTTATGAAGTACGGATTTCTAAAACCAGATACTTCTAGATGCTTTTTTAAGTATATTTCTATCACTCTCAAATTAATGAATTATGGCTAACGATCAATTTGGAAAAAAGGTACAAACGCAGAGTAATAAAGAAGTTTTCTTTATTTCGGATTTCTCAAATCTGGATATTAAGAAAGTGGTGATTACTGATGTGATTATTTTGGATTACTCGAATAAAGAGGGTTGCAGAGGGTTTTTAAATCAGATACGTTCTTCTTTTGTTGAATCTATTTATTTAACGCCTGTTTTTATCCTGTCCATTAACGAAGATGTTGATTCTTTTACGAAATCTTTGACTGATGGAACAGTTCATAGTCTTCAAGAAGAAGCTTTTATTGGTCCTTTTCAAGCCATTGAGCAGAGAATTAGACAACTACAATCCACAAATAATCAAGATCAAGAGATAAAAATTCTAAATAAAATACTACGTTATTATTATACACGACAAAGTAGAATGAAGCCTATTATTTCTGCTAAATCACACACTGGGTATTCATTTCCATTACTTTCTCTGCATTATCAAAATGTAAATACTGAGGAAAAGTTTTCAATACTCGATAAGTTGGTGAGTAAAGAATTTTTACGACCACGTTACGAAGATTTAGTGCATCTCTGTAATAATTGCTACTCTGGTTTTTTAAATTATAGAGAAGTATGTCCAAAATGTAGTACTTCAGATTTATATACCGAGAATTTGATTCATCACTTTGTCTGTGCAAACGTGGCTCCCGAAAGCGATTTTATCAATGGTGATCAAATGGTTTGCAATAAATGTAATAGGATGCTGCGCCATATTGGAGTTGATTATGACAAGCCAAGTCTAATATATACTTGTAATAATTGTGGACATCATTTTCAAGAATCCGTAATGCAGGCTCTCTGTATGAGTTGTGAGTCTGTTCATAATGTAGATAGTCTTCTCGAAAGAAAGATATATAATTATGAGTTAACAGCTTTAGGTGAAGAATCTGCAATAGGAGGTCTAGTTCCAAGTGAAAAGCAAGATGCTGAAATGGCTGGGTTTATAGGATTCTCAACTTTTAATATCTTTTTAAAATACGAAATTGAGAGAATCAAAAACAGTGGTAAAACTAGTAGTGCAGGTAGTTTGAGTTTAAGAACTCCTGCAGCGCTCAGCAATTCTTTGGGAGTGAAATATAATACGGTTGTTACAGAAGTGGCTGAGTTTATTAAAAATGCAACTTTAGCTACTGATATACTTACTTTCATCAATAGTAATACTTTTTTAATTATTTCTCCTGACAATGATAAATTTCGTTTGGAAAGTTTGTTAAACAATATACGCCATTCTGTTCAGAAGCTGATAGATAGTAATATTGATGAAGCCAATATCATGGTGAAGATTAAAGCTGAAAACATAGACAGTACTAAAAACCATAATGACCTTATAAATAGCTTATTAACTAATAATGGGGCTGGCTGATGATTTATACCTTTTGGGATGAGTTTTTTTGGTATTGGTACTCAAATGGTTTTGAGAAAGTTTTCAATATCTTCTGGTATTTCTTTTTATTGGAAGCACCTCGGTTTTTATTGATGGACTTTGTTGTGCTTTTTGTTTATTTGCGAAAACGCAGTTCCATGAAGGTGGCCAGAGAAAATGCCCGAAGGGAATTTTTAATGGAAAATCCATTAATTTCTGTTATTGCTCCTGGCAAGAATGAAGGTAAGCACATCTACAAGTTAGTGAACTCTCTAAATGAACAGACATATAGAAATATTCAAATTGTAATTGTGGATGATGGCTCCGATGATGATACCTATCTCATTTGTAAAAGTTTATACGAAAATGGGTATATTGATATCTTTTTACGAAATGATGATAGAGGTGGTAAAGCTTCTGCTGCGAATTTGGCACTGCGTTATGCCACTGGTAAATTTATAGTGCATTTAGATGCGGACTCCTCCTTTGATTCTGCTGCAATCGAAAATATAATTCTTCCTTTTTATTTGGATAAAAAAGTAGGAGCGGTAGGAGGAAATATTAAGGTTCGAAATTATAATACCAATATATGTACCTCAGTTCAGGCTATCGAATACCTTCAAACCATTTCTATTGGACGAATGGTTACTTCTTATTTAGGTATCTACAAAATTATCTCTGGTGCTTTTGGTGCCTTTAGAAAAGATATCCTTGATAGAATTGGAGGATGGGATATTGGACCAGGATTGGATGGGGATATTACTGTTAAGATTAGAAAGCTTGGTTATAAGATCGACTTTGAACATACTGCAATTGGCTTAACAAATGTTCCTGAAAAATTCAAAATACTATCCAAGCAAAGACTTAGATGGAATAAATCATTAATCCGTTTTAGGTTGAGGAAGCATAAGGATGTTTTTATGCCAGATGCTCGGTTTAATTTCAGTGATTTCTTTGCACTCTTTGAGAATATCTTTTTTAACCTAATTCTTGATATTGTATGGTTCTTTTATATCATCAATATAATTGTTGTGAATGCAGAGTTTCTGGCTTTCATCATTCCATTGAAAATTATGCTTTATGGTACTGCTAGTTTGCTTCAGTTCTTTGTGGTTTTAATTTTGTCAGAGCGATGGCGACAAGAAATTAAACTGATTGTATTTATTCCATTAATGATGATTTATAATGGATATTATATGAGAATTATTAGAACTATGGCATATATTAAA from Lentimicrobium sp. L6 harbors:
- a CDS encoding hybrid sensor histidine kinase/response regulator, whose translation is MFEKKISIYVAEDDPLSGKMMNITVKRIGFEMVGLGTNTDTVIKEVGELRPDMVLMDIDMPGSTDGIGAADIITRDYNIPVIYVTANSEDSVFDRALKTAPFGYVLKPVTRDTLRTVVQMGYSRHLVDVELKEKQEELAQLNDALEVKVQERTKEIEDKNKQLEKSLSREKELNEFQSRIVTTISHEFRTPMTTIMSSAEIMESLINRDKPKEKVFRHTKLIKTSVHELLELLNDVLIIEKFDSGRYEVMKDEFSLDSYFEELKFKLEIGIGKNHAIDLQVQEKMDDISTDKKLFSQVLNNILSNAFKYSEKETTVHIHAHVANGLFHFKVTDEGIGMTEETLQMIFDSFYRARNVTNIEGTGMGLSILKKSVDLLKGEIKVSSTPNIGSTFEVTIPMN
- the ligA gene encoding NAD-dependent DNA ligase LigA; translation: MTQEQAKQRISELSYEIEHHNQLYYDQSKQEISDLEYDQLLVELIKLEKENPQLLRMDSPSQRVGGSISKNFVQIKHQYPMLSLGNTYNREELAEFDQRVKKMLGQEEVEYVCELKFDGVAISLWYEDGKLEKAVTRGDGVQGDVVTANIKTLHSIPLKLKGEGFPRNFEVRGEIVMPHAGFEKINRQRIANGEEAFANPRNAASGSIKMQDSRQVAKRPLECFCYYALGDLPNVTTHYDSLVLIKSWGFNVADKMGRYSNIEDVFGFIEEWDEARHQLPYDVDGIVIKVNDYSQQEELGFTAKSPRWAISYKFKAEQGVTRLIDIVFQVGRTGAITPVAELDPVALAGTIVRRASLHNADIIEQLGLRIGDMVQVEKGGEIIPKIVGVELDSRPANATPFDYITRCPECDTELTRNEGEAHHYCPNIDHCPPQIKGRIEHFIGRKAMNIDSLGEGKIELLFDKGLLTNVADLYDLNYQSLFGLEKVMETEDGKSRRLSFKEKTVTNILKGIEESKEVPFSRVLFALGIRYVGATTAQKLANYFGSMQALMKADLEELLKVEEVGKKIAESLVKYFENEEHVYEIGRLDFAGLQMEQVEEVFEVSDNKLDGKSFVVSGVFSRNRDELKSLIEEFGGKNVSALSGKTNYLLAGDKMGPAKKTKAEKLGIQILTEEEFNAMIS
- a CDS encoding AI-2E family transporter: MSKITRIVVTVVFTLLLALSLWYFSSLVTSLIISLVLSLIGRPLVRALRKVKIGKHRISNALAAVMTLITQVVLMVSIILIFIPIVSYQATVISNIDNKRVSNNLNKTIHNIDKRLLEYGLIQPDEQLELLIDEKITQIVNVATFSNIIKNLLSFTGNFFIGSFSVLFMTFFFLKDENLFVNMVLVLTPSQHSKKIKNILRKTRELLARYFIGLMIEIASMITLLILGLTFLGVPSSVLIGFFGGTMNVIPYLGPVIGASIGTVLGVLGELGAGNYLDFYLVSGKVVLVFLAANLIDNIILQPLIYSNSVKAHPLEIFIVIMMAGSLGGAIGMILAIPTYTVLRIIAGEFLGEFRLVQSLTKKI
- a CDS encoding YtxH domain-containing protein, which encodes MSENSSTTKVLLALLAGAGIGAAIGAGAALLLTPNDGKTNRKKLKNKINQMSSDFHETAESIMDEIEDGIEELTKSQTEKPAEDGQ
- a CDS encoding radical SAM/SPASM domain-containing protein, whose amino-acid sequence is MRKKIAYYFGFISVLSFAKIKNLAVLYSSYYISLLKKTPIHKGEPWSLSLETGTFCNLSCLECPSGQKQFTRPTGTMNYDDYKSIIEKQKKYLIWLILYFQGEPYLNKQFFKMVEYAHSQRIFTSTSTNGHFLNHDNAIKTVNSGLNRIIISLDGLDQETYEKYRVGGQFKQVIQGIKNLVQAKEELKSATPFIVLQFIVFKTNEHQLKLLQQFKADIDADKIEIKTAQVYSKEDKNHLIPKDSKHRRYQQNKDGTWAIKKKLPNKCKRMWRASVITWDGQVVPCCFDKDADHQMGNLLEDSFQNIKSNKKYTNFRNQVFSNRSTIEICKNCSEGL